The following are from one region of the Aestuariirhabdus haliotis genome:
- a CDS encoding carboxymuconolactone decarboxylase family protein: protein MSRINLVEDTNATTEQAELLSAIRSQLGMVPNFLRVFANSPAALRAFLGLHGIAGEGRLEPQTRERIALALAQQNSCEYCLSAHTALGRKAGLSPQEIEANRSGSSQDDKAAAAVAFARSLVEHKGEVTTAEILAVRNAGFDEAEIVEIITHAGMNLLTNILGKASRLEIDFPRVALKQAG, encoded by the coding sequence ATGAGTCGTATTAATCTGGTCGAGGATACCAACGCCACTACCGAACAAGCCGAATTGCTCAGCGCGATTCGCTCCCAGCTGGGCATGGTTCCCAACTTCTTGCGCGTCTTTGCCAACTCTCCGGCTGCCTTGCGAGCCTTTTTGGGGCTGCACGGTATCGCCGGTGAAGGCCGTCTTGAGCCCCAGACCCGTGAGCGTATTGCGCTGGCGCTGGCACAGCAAAATTCTTGTGAGTATTGCCTGTCAGCCCATACGGCTCTGGGCCGCAAAGCCGGTTTGAGCCCGCAGGAGATCGAAGCCAATCGGTCCGGCTCCAGTCAGGACGACAAGGCTGCAGCCGCTGTCGCATTTGCCCGGTCACTGGTCGAACACAAAGGGGAGGTGACCACGGCCGAAATCCTTGCGGTACGGAACGCCGGTTTTGACGAAGCGGAGATTGTTGAAATCATCACTCACGCGGGCATGAATCTGCTGACCAATATTTTGGGCAAAGCCAGCCGTTTGGAAATTGACTTTCCCAGGGTGGCGCTCAAACAGGCTGGCTAA
- a CDS encoding GGDEF domain-containing protein, with protein METPNKGSSPSQENDLSEIKLLLQKDPVRYRFPDNLEKFFLAAVRKDAISFFRANGHMVLVIFVFLVALEATLLNSTSQDIHYWVISASAIGIAIITALICARISALDKYYFGYISLVAFAGLINVINFPMFVTEHEVVLTGYFSIFYTVMAVYTFSGLHFSTALLINLAAAATIPVVQLFAPYPADYFMLSHSFIGINAMGLILNMLSERQRRRNYLQHQIIRIEKNRADSLARMMEALSRQDKLTGIANRGHFDRVLEQEWSRCNRSSSALSLLFIDVDHFKKYNDHYGHQAGDETLTSIAQLVDEQAKRPGDLAARYGGEEFVIIFPQTSDDTADLLAERLIETVYDANLSRGDVGGVDRITVSIGIATVTPTQKITLKDLIKCADLALYKAKFNGRNRCERLSLKEQLEHGLFNSTP; from the coding sequence ATGGAAACCCCGAACAAGGGTAGCAGCCCATCTCAGGAAAACGACCTGAGTGAAATCAAACTGCTACTGCAAAAAGACCCGGTTCGCTATCGCTTTCCAGACAACCTGGAGAAGTTCTTTCTTGCCGCGGTTCGTAAAGACGCGATCTCTTTCTTTCGTGCCAATGGACACATGGTCCTTGTTATTTTTGTGTTTCTGGTTGCACTTGAAGCGACATTACTAAACTCCACATCCCAGGATATCCATTACTGGGTCATATCAGCCAGCGCTATCGGTATCGCCATCATTACTGCGTTGATATGCGCCCGTATTTCGGCTCTAGATAAGTATTACTTCGGTTATATTTCGCTAGTGGCCTTTGCTGGCCTGATCAACGTGATCAACTTTCCCATGTTCGTCACCGAGCATGAGGTGGTGCTTACCGGCTATTTTTCCATTTTTTATACGGTCATGGCCGTTTACACATTCTCAGGGCTTCACTTCAGTACCGCATTACTCATTAATCTTGCCGCCGCGGCAACTATTCCGGTGGTGCAGTTATTTGCGCCTTACCCTGCCGATTACTTTATGCTCAGTCATAGTTTTATCGGTATTAATGCCATGGGCTTAATACTGAACATGCTGAGTGAGCGCCAGCGGCGTCGAAACTACTTACAACACCAGATCATACGGATTGAGAAAAATCGAGCCGATAGCCTAGCTCGAATGATGGAAGCCCTATCGCGTCAGGACAAGTTGACGGGTATCGCCAACCGAGGTCACTTTGATCGGGTCCTCGAGCAGGAATGGAGTCGCTGTAATCGCAGCAGCTCGGCCCTCTCCTTGTTGTTTATCGATGTTGATCATTTTAAAAAATACAACGATCACTACGGCCATCAGGCCGGTGACGAAACCCTGACAAGTATTGCTCAATTAGTGGATGAACAGGCCAAACGACCCGGTGATCTGGCTGCACGCTATGGCGGTGAAGAGTTCGTAATTATCTTTCCCCAAACCAGCGACGATACCGCCGATTTGCTGGCAGAACGGCTTATTGAGACTGTTTATGATGCCAATCTGTCTCGAGGGGATGTGGGCGGAGTGGATCGTATTACCGTCAGCATCGGTATTGCGACGGTCACGCCAACTCAGAAAATCACCCTGAAAGACCTGATCAAATGTGCCGACCTGGCACTCTATAAGGCCAAGTTCAACGGCCGTAATCGTTGTGAGCGATTATCACTGAAAGAGCAACTGGAGCATGGGTTGTTTAATTCAACGCCATAA
- a CDS encoding lipopolysaccharide kinase InaA family protein: MSSNPIHSLDSLQQADHQLSPPFQVELSDGRWACQSLLRILPQRRVVLLLERDGQHQVVKIFYRAKDYQREVQGHQHLQSAGIATPERIEHSKDHGQPAQLVRYQYLQGDSLQAHWQQAGEAEQQQALEQAVTLCARMHRAGLRQQDIHLDNFIRDNHQIFVIDCGSIDAHSAPLNANLARDNLAILMAQLPPRYDRHLDTVWQCYQHHLKSTPFTAEALRQAVNKKRHYRWRHFARKLARDCTEFVTQRDPRSFQVMRREQDDDTLRAILADPDHFIAEGQSLKQGNTASVSAIELNQRTLVLKRYNLKNRRHAIGRSWRPSRAWSAWENAYRLRFNGIRTPLPIAVKEERLGPIRRRAFLITEQVNGCSLAEAFADSEASPWSQEQLLQQVIELFESLYQAGLSHGDTKASNLMVDANGITLIDLDSMLFHTNQRSLKKALHADLRRFLRNWQGELRQTFDEALAHFTERLKD, translated from the coding sequence ATGTCTTCAAACCCTATCCACAGCCTCGACTCCCTGCAACAGGCCGATCATCAACTGAGCCCTCCGTTTCAGGTCGAATTAAGCGACGGCCGCTGGGCTTGCCAAAGCCTGCTACGAATATTGCCCCAGCGTCGTGTGGTGCTTCTGCTCGAGCGTGATGGCCAGCATCAGGTGGTGAAAATCTTCTATCGCGCAAAGGATTACCAGCGGGAAGTCCAGGGGCACCAGCACCTGCAGAGCGCTGGCATTGCCACACCCGAGCGCATTGAGCACTCCAAAGATCACGGGCAACCCGCACAACTTGTACGTTATCAATATCTGCAGGGCGACTCTTTACAGGCTCATTGGCAACAAGCCGGTGAAGCAGAGCAACAACAAGCTCTGGAGCAAGCGGTCACCCTCTGCGCCCGGATGCATCGCGCGGGTCTGCGCCAGCAAGATATCCATCTGGATAATTTTATTCGCGATAACCATCAGATCTTTGTTATCGATTGTGGCAGCATCGATGCCCACAGCGCCCCACTCAACGCCAACCTGGCCCGAGATAACCTGGCAATCCTGATGGCACAACTGCCACCCCGTTATGACCGGCACTTGGACACCGTTTGGCAGTGCTACCAACATCACCTGAAGTCGACACCCTTTACGGCTGAAGCCCTACGCCAGGCGGTCAATAAAAAGCGCCATTATCGTTGGCGTCACTTTGCCCGCAAACTGGCCCGGGATTGCACCGAATTCGTCACCCAGAGAGACCCGCGCAGCTTTCAGGTGATGCGCCGGGAACAGGACGACGATACCCTAAGAGCGATACTGGCCGATCCGGATCACTTTATCGCCGAGGGGCAAAGTCTGAAGCAAGGCAATACCGCCAGCGTCAGCGCCATCGAACTCAACCAGCGAACTCTGGTTCTTAAACGCTATAACCTGAAAAATCGTCGTCATGCCATTGGTCGCAGCTGGCGTCCCAGTCGAGCCTGGAGTGCCTGGGAAAATGCCTACCGGTTGAGATTCAACGGCATACGCACGCCACTGCCCATCGCCGTGAAAGAAGAGCGCCTCGGACCCATACGGCGCCGGGCATTTCTGATCACCGAACAGGTAAATGGATGCAGCCTGGCCGAAGCCTTTGCCGATTCTGAAGCATCACCCTGGAGCCAGGAACAACTGCTTCAACAGGTGATTGAGTTGTTCGAATCCCTTTACCAGGCAGGTCTTAGTCACGGCGACACCAAAGCCAGCAACCTGATGGTGGATGCCAATGGCATTACCCTGATCGATCTGGATTCGATGCTGTTTCACACGAACCAACGCTCTCTGAAAAAGGCCCTGCACGCAGATCTCCGTCGTTTTCTACGTAATTGGCAGGGTGAACTGCGACAAACCTTCGACGAAGCATTGGCACATTTTACAGAACGCCTGAAGGACTGA
- a CDS encoding FKBP-type peptidyl-prolyl cis-trans isomerase, with protein sequence MSLLIGDNLVVSMNYKLTDDTGEVIDSSEGGEPLNYLHGASNIIPGLEKELVGKVQGDALTVTVQPAEAYGELDPELVQTVEKGLFEGVESIEPGMMFQAQGPNGEVQRIMVKAVEGDEVTIDANHPLAGKVLHFEVEIVSVRDATEEEIAHGHVH encoded by the coding sequence ATGTCTTTATTGATTGGGGATAACCTGGTGGTCAGCATGAATTACAAGTTGACCGACGATACTGGTGAAGTGATTGACAGTTCTGAAGGCGGCGAGCCGCTCAACTACTTGCACGGTGCCAGCAATATCATTCCTGGTCTGGAAAAGGAGCTGGTTGGTAAGGTTCAGGGGGACGCTCTGACCGTTACGGTTCAGCCAGCCGAAGCTTACGGTGAACTGGACCCCGAGCTGGTACAAACGGTTGAAAAAGGCCTGTTTGAAGGTGTAGAGAGCATTGAGCCGGGTATGATGTTTCAGGCCCAGGGCCCGAACGGAGAAGTACAGCGCATCATGGTAAAAGCGGTTGAAGGTGACGAGGTTACCATCGATGCCAACCATCCGCTGGCCGGTAAAGTTCTGCATTTCGAGGTGGAGATTGTCAGCGTCCGTGACGCCACCGAAGAGGAGATCGCGCACGGTCACGTGCACTAA
- a CDS encoding MAPEG family protein, with translation MQAFQPILLPVVTLIAWTLVMWVWMYATRLPAMHKAGMTPDSHAPRGAQMAQLPPPVQWKADNYTHLMEQPTIFYALALVLALIEQGSGANLVLAWSYVVLRVVHSLVQALVNKIEVRFGLFVLSTLALFGLAVNALLVLL, from the coding sequence ATGCAAGCCTTTCAGCCGATACTGCTGCCGGTTGTTACCCTGATTGCCTGGACTCTGGTGATGTGGGTCTGGATGTACGCCACCCGTCTACCCGCCATGCATAAAGCCGGCATGACACCGGATTCCCATGCGCCTCGAGGTGCACAAATGGCGCAGCTACCGCCACCGGTGCAATGGAAAGCGGATAACTACACTCACCTTATGGAGCAGCCGACCATTTTTTATGCGTTGGCGCTGGTATTGGCATTGATCGAACAGGGTTCGGGTGCCAATCTGGTGTTGGCCTGGAGTTACGTTGTTCTGCGCGTAGTTCATAGCCTGGTGCAAGCTCTGGTCAATAAAATTGAGGTGCGCTTTGGGCTGTTTGTGCTGTCGACTTTAGCGTTGTTTGGGTTGGCCGTGAATGCACTGTTAGTGCTGTTATAG
- a CDS encoding LysR family transcriptional regulator, with product MDRLQAMGIFVAVAETESFSAAARRLGISPPAVTRAVAGLEAHLGTKLLNRTTRFVRVTEAGQRYLEACRRIIAEADEADEIATGIHAEPRGHLAVTAPVMFGRLHVMPGIVEYLRRYPDMEVSALFVDRVVNLLEEGQDVGIRIGELPDSNMKARRVGNIRRVLCAAPGYLSRQGIPKTPSALQHHSLVVASAVSPTVEWSFADRQKSISVRTRPRLQVSSNDGAIAAAVAGLGITRLLSYQIAPQLAAGELEIILADYETRGLPVHIVHREGRYTSAKVRAFVDLMVDQLQTNLPENTSSI from the coding sequence ATGGATCGATTACAAGCGATGGGCATCTTTGTTGCCGTAGCCGAAACCGAGAGTTTTTCCGCTGCAGCTCGCCGACTGGGAATCTCTCCGCCGGCGGTCACCCGGGCAGTCGCCGGACTGGAAGCGCACTTGGGGACAAAGCTTTTGAATCGAACTACCCGCTTTGTCCGCGTGACCGAAGCGGGCCAACGCTATCTGGAAGCGTGCCGGCGTATTATTGCCGAAGCCGATGAAGCCGACGAGATTGCCACCGGCATCCACGCCGAACCCCGCGGCCATCTGGCAGTAACTGCACCCGTCATGTTTGGTCGCCTGCACGTGATGCCAGGCATTGTGGAATATCTGCGCCGCTACCCCGATATGGAGGTTTCCGCGTTGTTCGTCGATCGTGTGGTGAACCTGCTGGAAGAGGGACAGGATGTGGGCATTCGGATAGGTGAGTTACCGGACTCCAATATGAAAGCGCGTCGGGTTGGCAACATTCGCCGGGTACTCTGCGCCGCGCCGGGCTATCTGTCGCGGCAAGGCATTCCGAAGACACCTTCAGCGCTGCAACACCACTCCCTGGTTGTGGCCAGTGCGGTCAGCCCGACTGTCGAGTGGAGCTTTGCCGATCGCCAGAAAAGCATTTCGGTGCGAACCCGCCCCCGCTTGCAGGTCAGCAGCAATGACGGGGCCATTGCTGCCGCCGTTGCCGGGCTCGGCATCACCCGTTTACTCTCCTACCAGATTGCACCACAGCTCGCCGCCGGCGAGCTTGAGATTATCCTGGCCGATTATGAAACCCGGGGCTTGCCGGTGCACATTGTGCATCGTGAGGGGCGCTACACCTCAGCCAAGGTAAGAGCCTTTGTCGATCTGATGGTAGACCAGCTGCAAACCAACCTGCCGGAAAACACGTCAAGCATCTGA